In a genomic window of Desulfobacterales bacterium:
- a CDS encoding heterodisulfide reductase-related iron-sulfur binding cluster: DIGLDKIREKVVNSFSDLKIATHYGCHILRPQDIVRFDNPIAPTIFDRLVELTGAKSIDWQTKLDCCGSPLLGVDDELSLDLTQKK, encoded by the coding sequence GCGACATCGGACTCGACAAGATCCGGGAAAAGGTGGTCAACAGCTTCAGCGATCTTAAAATCGCCACCCACTACGGGTGCCATATCTTACGGCCCCAAGACATCGTCCGGTTTGATAATCCCATTGCGCCCACCATATTCGACCGGCTGGTGGAGCTCACCGGTGCAAAAAGCATCGACTGGCAGACCAAACTGGACTGCTGCGGGTCGCCCCTGCTGGGGGTTGACGACGAGCTGTCGCTGGATCTGACCCAAAAAAAATAA